A genomic region of Candidatus Eisenbacteria bacterium contains the following coding sequences:
- a CDS encoding PilZ domain-containing protein: MPQKPKVERRKLRRILKRIPASFEAGQVRGKGHIKNVSKEGLFLRTSVLPNVGDEVRVIFPDRTGSKIEARGTVRWTTLQLPVEQQAKPGFGVHVPRGNEAFDDFFEQILLG; this comes from the coding sequence ATGCCGCAGAAACCGAAGGTCGAGCGCCGCAAGCTCAGGAGAATCCTGAAGCGAATCCCCGCCTCGTTCGAGGCCGGCCAGGTCCGTGGCAAGGGCCACATCAAGAACGTATCGAAGGAAGGCCTCTTCCTGCGAACCAGCGTGCTGCCGAACGTCGGCGACGAAGTGCGCGTGATCTTCCCCGATCGCACCGGCAGCAAGATCGAAGCGCGCGGCACCGTGCGCTGGACCACCCTGCAGCTCCCCGTCGAGCAGCAGGCCAAGCCGGGCTTCGGCGTGCACGTCCCGCGCGGCAACGAAGCCTTCGACGACTTCTTCGAGCAGATCCTCCTGGGCTGA